One Halostella limicola genomic window carries:
- a CDS encoding heavy-metal-associated domain-containing protein → MAVSNAEFTVREIESSDDVQAIESELSELEGVMGTEIDAETGAAEIEFDHDIQSEERIEITVEELGYEVE, encoded by the coding sequence ATGGCAGTTAGCAACGCGGAGTTCACCGTGCGAGAGATCGAATCGTCGGACGACGTACAGGCTATCGAGAGCGAACTCTCGGAACTGGAGGGGGTGATGGGGACGGAGATCGACGCGGAGACCGGCGCGGCCGAGATCGAGTTCGACCACGACATCCAGTCGGAGGAGCGGATCGAGATCACCGTCGAGGAGCTGGGCTACGAGGTCGAGTAA
- a CDS encoding arylamine N-acetyltransferase family protein: MDPDRYLDRIGLDAAAVDAADRETLERLQRAHVTSVPFETLSITGDPFGPRDGEDVSLDPARLYEKIVERRRGGFCYELNGLFGRLLRHLGFDPDRVAARVVNDGTARPPANHLTHVVEFDRRYVVDVGMGTPTMRRATPLDGTVRKDAAGVEWRVVESDRPDAAYVSQYRTPGEDGEADGDDESDQSDGADGWSDRYVFSDVPRDRSYFAATCDFLATAPESPFTGDPVVTIATERGHKRLSTETLTVYADGGKRERSVDPEEWHDVLETEFGLRTPPPSSDRPDATRRARVTRLPDVL, from the coding sequence ATGGACCCCGACCGCTACCTCGACCGGATCGGCCTCGACGCCGCAGCGGTCGACGCCGCGGACCGCGAGACGCTCGAACGCCTCCAGCGCGCCCACGTCACCAGCGTCCCGTTCGAGACGCTGTCGATCACGGGCGACCCCTTCGGTCCCCGCGACGGCGAGGACGTGAGCCTCGACCCTGCCCGCCTCTACGAGAAGATCGTGGAGCGACGCCGCGGCGGCTTCTGCTACGAACTCAACGGCCTGTTCGGGCGACTGCTTCGCCACCTCGGTTTCGACCCGGACCGGGTCGCCGCCCGCGTCGTGAACGACGGCACCGCGCGCCCGCCCGCGAACCACCTCACCCACGTCGTCGAGTTCGACCGGCGATACGTCGTCGACGTGGGAATGGGGACGCCCACGATGCGACGGGCGACGCCGCTCGACGGCACGGTCAGGAAGGACGCCGCCGGCGTCGAGTGGCGCGTCGTCGAGTCCGACCGCCCCGACGCGGCGTACGTGTCGCAGTACCGAACGCCCGGCGAGGACGGCGAGGCGGACGGCGACGACGAGAGCGACCAAAGCGACGGTGCCGACGGCTGGAGCGACCGCTACGTCTTCAGCGACGTGCCGCGGGACCGCTCGTACTTCGCGGCGACCTGCGACTTCCTTGCGACCGCGCCCGAGTCCCCCTTCACCGGCGACCCGGTCGTCACGATCGCGACCGAGCGCGGACACAAACGGCTGTCGACGGAGACGCTGACCGTGTACGCCGACGGCGGAAAGCGGGAGCGCTCGGTCGACCCCGAGGAGTGGCACGACGTGCTGGAGACCGAGTTCGGCCTGCGGACGCCCCCGCCGAGTAGCGACCGCCCTGACGCCACCCGGAGGGCTAGAGTAACCCGTCTCCCCGACGTACTGTGA
- a CDS encoding FmdB family zinc ribbon protein, translating to MRVIDNLRQVLRSEDSEYTYECKGCGQPFELQHQVCPSCGGFSVERVDWSNSGD from the coding sequence GTGAGGGTTATCGATAACTTGCGGCAGGTGCTCCGGAGCGAGGACTCGGAGTACACGTACGAGTGTAAGGGCTGCGGACAGCCGTTCGAACTACAGCATCAGGTCTGCCCGTCTTGTGGCGGATTCAGCGTCGAGCGGGTCGACTGGAGCAACTCGGGCGACTGA
- a CDS encoding long-chain-fatty-acid--CoA ligase: MEKPLLVTDFLDRARDHYGDDEAVVATTGDRYTYDELGDRADRVSAALQARGIEKGDRVAVLDPNTHYHLEAAYGIMQTGAIHTPLNYRLTPDDYEYILNDAGVDAIIADHEYAEKIEPVRDDVPTEAFIATDADAVEGDWEDFDEVIGSVDAEYDRPEMSEDEIITINYTSGTTGDPKGVCRTHRTETLHAYLVTVHQEIRDDDVYLWTLPMFHVNGWGHIYAVTGMGAKHVCTRGVDAGEIFEAVTTEDVSYMCGAPTVLNLLSEYYDEHDPETAGANDVRIATAGSAPPEATIRTVEDEFGWYLKHVYGATETGPLITTSDARRHFDDDSSDRFAIKKRQGLGYLGTEVRVVDEDGNDVPRDDASIGEIVVRGNQVMKEYWNKPEATEEAFNDRIEGYYHTGDLATVDENGMIAIQDRKKDIIISGGENISSIELEDALFEHDAVADAAVIPAPSEEWGETPKAFVVPANGDPDDPGVTADELVDFTRDNLASYKAVRRVEFVEELPTTATGKVQKYELREKEWDEEDRMVGQG, encoded by the coding sequence ATGGAGAAGCCGCTCCTCGTGACCGACTTCCTCGACCGGGCGCGCGACCACTACGGCGACGACGAAGCGGTCGTGGCGACGACCGGCGACCGTTACACGTACGACGAGCTCGGCGATCGGGCCGACCGCGTCTCGGCGGCGCTGCAGGCGCGGGGGATCGAGAAGGGCGACCGCGTCGCGGTGCTCGACCCGAACACGCACTACCACCTGGAGGCGGCCTACGGGATCATGCAGACCGGCGCGATCCACACGCCGCTGAACTACCGACTGACGCCCGACGACTACGAGTACATCCTGAACGACGCCGGCGTCGACGCGATAATCGCCGACCACGAGTACGCCGAGAAGATCGAACCGGTCCGCGACGACGTGCCGACGGAGGCGTTCATCGCGACCGACGCCGACGCGGTCGAGGGCGACTGGGAGGACTTCGACGAGGTGATCGGGAGCGTCGACGCCGAGTACGACCGCCCGGAGATGAGCGAGGACGAGATAATCACCATCAACTACACCTCCGGGACGACCGGCGACCCGAAGGGCGTCTGTCGCACCCACCGCACTGAGACCCTCCACGCGTACCTCGTGACGGTCCACCAGGAGATCCGCGACGACGACGTCTACCTGTGGACGCTCCCGATGTTCCACGTGAACGGGTGGGGCCACATCTACGCGGTGACGGGGATGGGCGCGAAGCACGTCTGCACGCGGGGCGTCGACGCCGGCGAGATCTTCGAGGCCGTGACGACCGAGGACGTCTCGTATATGTGCGGCGCGCCGACCGTGCTGAACCTGCTCTCGGAGTACTACGACGAGCACGACCCCGAGACTGCGGGCGCGAACGACGTGCGCATCGCGACCGCGGGGAGCGCGCCGCCCGAGGCCACGATCCGCACCGTCGAGGACGAGTTCGGCTGGTACCTGAAACACGTCTACGGCGCGACGGAGACGGGGCCGCTCATCACCACGTCCGACGCCCGCCGGCACTTCGACGACGACAGCAGCGACCGCTTCGCGATCAAGAAGCGCCAGGGGCTCGGCTACCTCGGCACCGAGGTCCGCGTCGTCGACGAGGACGGGAACGACGTGCCCCGCGACGACGCGAGCATCGGCGAGATCGTCGTCCGCGGCAACCAGGTGATGAAGGAGTACTGGAACAAGCCCGAGGCGACCGAGGAGGCGTTCAACGACCGGATCGAGGGGTACTACCACACCGGCGACCTCGCCACCGTCGACGAGAACGGGATGATCGCCATCCAGGACCGGAAGAAGGACATCATCATCAGCGGCGGCGAGAACATCTCCAGCATCGAACTGGAGGACGCGCTGTTCGAACACGACGCGGTGGCCGACGCCGCCGTCATTCCCGCGCCGAGCGAGGAGTGGGGCGAGACGCCGAAGGCGTTCGTCGTCCCCGCGAACGGCGACCCCGACGACCCCGGCGTGACGGCGGACGAGCTGGTCGACTTCACCCGCGACAACCTCGCGAGCTACAAGGCCGTCCGCCGGGTCGAGTTCGTCGAGGAACTGCCGACGACGGCGACCGGGAAGGTCCAGAAGTACGAGCTCCGCGAGAAGGAGTGGGACGAGGAGGACCGGATGGTCGGGCAGGGGTAG
- a CDS encoding translation initiation factor IF-2 subunit beta — translation MDYEASLDRALDAVPDYEGSDERLSVPDATAQKDGAFTRLTNLGAIADALSRDPEHLHSAIQRELGTAGQFDDGRARYNGTFSGSDFDAAIDSYVDEFVTCSQCGLPDTRLTMENRTQMLRCEACGAFRPVTKRSNTETTQQRDEVEEGKTYEVKITGTGRKGDGVAEKGNYTIFVPGTQEGDVVQIYIKNISGNLAFARLA, via the coding sequence ATGGACTACGAAGCCAGCCTCGACCGCGCGCTCGACGCGGTCCCCGACTACGAAGGCTCCGATGAGCGACTCTCCGTCCCAGACGCGACAGCCCAGAAAGACGGCGCGTTCACGCGCCTCACCAACCTCGGCGCGATAGCCGACGCCCTCTCGCGCGATCCCGAGCATCTCCACAGCGCCATACAGCGCGAACTCGGTACCGCCGGCCAGTTCGACGACGGCCGCGCGCGCTACAACGGCACCTTCTCCGGCAGCGACTTCGACGCCGCCATCGACAGCTACGTCGACGAGTTCGTCACCTGCTCGCAGTGTGGCCTGCCGGACACCAGACTCACCATGGAGAACCGAACGCAGATGCTGCGCTGCGAGGCCTGCGGCGCGTTCCGCCCCGTCACGAAGCGGTCGAACACCGAGACGACCCAGCAGCGCGACGAAGTCGAGGAGGGCAAGACCTACGAGGTCAAGATCACCGGCACCGGGCGCAAGGGCGACGGCGTCGCCGAGAAGGGCAACTACACCATCTTCGTCCCCGGTACCCAGGAGGGCGACGTCGTGCAGATCTACATCAAGAACATCAGCGGCAACCTCGCGTTCGCGCGGCTCGCCTGA
- a CDS encoding phosphatase PAP2 family protein, translated as MSLLSQAMTYYPYVFHPITVVGGSVLLLIRYEWARRSDDRSSLRRRVVAFLGAGLLALVPTVTYFAVTGAAVIRSTMGNAWVMDALVASGLFIAAAATWGAWRRFDWGELVPGLMTVVAVVAVPYVALSPFWNVSGHVLIALAPTLFLTLVDRSYWPLLVVPVVMVPNRIYLDAHTWAQSIGGFVLAATVTAGIYRLRTGGSPGSDRGLTDVLD; from the coding sequence ATGAGTCTGCTCTCGCAGGCGATGACGTACTACCCGTACGTCTTCCACCCGATCACTGTGGTCGGCGGTAGCGTCCTGTTGCTGATCCGCTACGAGTGGGCGCGGCGGAGCGACGACCGGTCGTCACTCCGACGGCGCGTGGTGGCCTTCCTCGGCGCGGGACTGCTGGCGCTCGTCCCGACGGTGACGTACTTCGCCGTCACCGGGGCGGCCGTGATCCGGTCCACGATGGGGAACGCCTGGGTGATGGACGCGCTGGTCGCGAGCGGCCTGTTCATCGCCGCCGCCGCGACGTGGGGAGCGTGGCGCCGCTTCGACTGGGGGGAACTCGTCCCGGGGTTGATGACGGTCGTCGCCGTCGTGGCTGTGCCGTACGTCGCTCTCTCGCCGTTCTGGAACGTCTCGGGACACGTCCTCATCGCGCTCGCGCCGACGCTGTTCCTGACGCTCGTCGACCGGTCGTATTGGCCGCTGCTCGTCGTTCCGGTCGTGATGGTCCCTAACCGCATCTACCTGGACGCTCACACCTGGGCACAGTCTATCGGCGGCTTCGTCCTCGCCGCGACCGTCACGGCGGGGATATACCGGCTACGGACCGGCGGATCGCCGGGATCGGACCGCGGACTCACCGACGTGTTAGATTGA
- a CDS encoding PAS domain S-box protein codes for MSERAEATGAVFRDEPGEAEALRRFRTLVNVIDDGIYRVDADGRLVAVNDAVVDLTGYDRDALLGEHVSKLLGDADAAAVERAIDRRAAGRDDDALDVAVRTADGERVPCELTLSTIVEDDAVRGAAGTVRSVSNRRTDRERQLQRERDLIDRVLETSPVGIMVVDSDGEVAKTNERARAILGIGDDAEGYSPGDRDTYDEDGTPLSVDEHPFAIALVTGEPVYDRILQVERPDGERRWLRVNAAPILTADGEVDRVVTTGEDVTDIKERERELESELSEVFGRVSDAFYALDDRWRITHVNDRAEELLGQSSEDLRGEVLWDAFPESESELRDRFREAMETQEPSTFERYSESLGFWAEVHAYPSETGLSVYFRDITERKEMERKLGERRRQLSTLMDNVPGMVYRCRNERGWPMSFVSEGARELTGYDAEALERGDVSYGEDLVHEADRDDLWVEVQRGIDEAEQFSATYRIETAAGKVRWVRDHGRAIVEDGEVAALEGVIIDVTERKRLESELSEVFGRVSDAFYALDDRWRITHANDRAEELIDYRGEGLVGENMWDVFEWGYDSKLGEEYRQAMETQEPRSFELYYPDPLDAWYEVNAYPSETGLSVYFRDITERKERERELEQSEQRYRALAEHFPNGIVTLFDEDLRYTLAAGRGFEDIPVDPADLEGRWFRDAWDADTADALEPALEAVLDGETRSVELSYEGREWVVRAVPITDERGDVFAGMTMAQDITERKEYERRLEESEHRYRTLVENFPNGAVGLFDEDLRYTAVGGEAFDDLGGSSEEIVGQTVGERYPEALAAQLEPNFRAALRGEANAFEMEFHGRHWSAYTLPVEEDDGDIFGGMVMVQDVTERKARQRALERSERQYRTLVEHFPNGAVALVDEDLRYRTVGGTPPRGVDSPDEVEGLPVREALPPELADRLVPSYEAAFDGESNSFEHEADGRVYQFHVVPVRDEGGEVFAAMGTSQDVTERKRRERDLREAKTQLEAATEAGAVGTWEWHIPEDRFVAGASMARTFGVDPDEAREGVSLDRFTSSILPDDRDRVRRKIADAIESCGEYEAEYRVRNADDELRWVVARGRVEADENGEPLTFPGALIDITDRKRAEKQVERHKDQLETLFEVLPVGVVVADVDGRLVESNETAREIWGGSVFDAESINEYDRYTAWWAESGEPVEHDEWTMSQVLRGEAIEEPDVFEIETADGERRVVRADGMPIRNERGEVVRGVVTLTDVTERREYRRKLEESEHRYRTLVENFPNGGVGVFDEDLRYTLVAGTMWDDIDPDAEDLEGETIWETLPPDTADDVEPIFRSALDGETDSVVSTLGGRTYRVWATPLRDADGEITAGQSFAVDITDQLERERKLEESNERLEQFAYAASHDLQEPLRMVSSYLQLIERRYGDDFDDEGREFLEFAVDGADRMRDMIDSLLAYSRVETAGDPLEPVDLNAVLDDVRADLRVRIEESDADVDVGDLPRVEGDDNQLRQLFQNLLSNALEYSGDEPPRVTVDAERTGSAWTVSVSDEGIGIDPEDQDRIFEVFQRLHGVDEHAGTGVGLALCQRIVERHGGDIWVESEPGEGSTFRFTLPAAE; via the coding sequence ATGAGCGAACGAGCGGAAGCCACGGGGGCGGTCTTCCGGGACGAACCGGGTGAGGCGGAGGCCCTCCGACGGTTTCGGACGCTCGTCAACGTCATCGACGACGGGATCTACAGGGTCGACGCCGACGGCCGCCTCGTCGCGGTCAACGACGCGGTCGTCGACCTGACCGGCTACGACCGCGACGCCCTCCTCGGCGAGCACGTCTCGAAGCTCCTCGGCGACGCCGACGCGGCGGCCGTCGAACGCGCGATCGACCGCCGCGCCGCCGGCCGTGACGACGACGCGCTCGACGTCGCGGTGCGGACCGCCGACGGCGAGCGGGTCCCGTGCGAACTCACGCTGAGTACGATCGTCGAGGACGACGCGGTCCGCGGGGCCGCGGGGACCGTTCGAAGCGTCAGCAACCGACGGACGGACCGCGAGCGTCAGCTACAGCGGGAACGCGACCTGATCGACCGGGTGCTCGAAACCAGCCCCGTCGGGATCATGGTCGTCGACAGCGACGGCGAGGTCGCGAAGACCAACGAGCGCGCGCGGGCGATCCTCGGCATCGGCGACGACGCGGAGGGGTACTCCCCCGGAGACAGGGACACCTACGACGAGGACGGGACCCCGCTCTCGGTCGACGAGCACCCCTTCGCGATAGCGCTGGTGACCGGCGAACCGGTGTACGACCGGATCCTACAGGTCGAACGACCCGACGGCGAGCGCCGCTGGTTGCGGGTCAACGCCGCGCCGATACTGACGGCGGACGGCGAGGTCGACCGGGTCGTCACGACGGGGGAGGACGTCACCGACATCAAGGAGCGCGAGCGGGAACTCGAGAGCGAGCTGAGCGAGGTGTTCGGTCGGGTCTCGGACGCGTTCTACGCGCTCGACGACCGGTGGCGGATCACCCACGTCAACGACCGCGCCGAGGAGCTGCTGGGGCAGTCGTCCGAGGACCTCCGCGGCGAAGTCCTGTGGGACGCGTTCCCCGAGTCGGAGTCGGAGCTCCGGGACCGCTTCCGCGAGGCGATGGAGACGCAGGAGCCGTCGACGTTCGAGCGCTACTCCGAATCGTTGGGGTTCTGGGCCGAAGTCCACGCCTATCCCTCCGAGACGGGGCTGTCGGTGTACTTCCGGGACATCACCGAGCGCAAGGAGATGGAGCGAAAGCTGGGCGAGCGGCGGCGACAGCTCTCGACGCTGATGGACAACGTCCCCGGCATGGTCTATCGCTGCCGGAACGAGCGCGGCTGGCCGATGTCGTTCGTCAGCGAGGGTGCGCGCGAGCTGACGGGCTACGACGCCGAGGCGCTGGAACGCGGGGACGTGTCCTACGGCGAGGACCTCGTCCACGAGGCGGACCGCGACGACCTCTGGGTCGAGGTCCAGCGGGGCATCGACGAGGCCGAGCAGTTCTCCGCGACCTACCGCATCGAGACCGCCGCCGGCAAGGTGCGGTGGGTGCGGGACCACGGGCGGGCGATCGTCGAGGACGGCGAGGTCGCGGCGCTCGAAGGCGTCATCATCGACGTCACCGAGCGCAAGCGCCTGGAGTCCGAACTGAGCGAGGTGTTCGGGCGGGTCTCGGACGCGTTCTACGCGCTCGACGACCGGTGGCGGATCACCCACGCCAACGACCGGGCCGAGGAGCTGATCGACTACCGCGGCGAGGGCCTCGTCGGGGAGAACATGTGGGACGTGTTCGAGTGGGGGTACGACTCCAAGCTCGGCGAGGAGTACCGGCAGGCGATGGAGACCCAGGAGCCCAGGTCGTTCGAACTGTACTACCCGGACCCGCTCGACGCGTGGTACGAGGTCAACGCCTACCCGTCGGAGACGGGGCTGTCGGTGTACTTCCGCGATATCACCGAGCGCAAGGAGCGGGAGCGCGAACTGGAGCAGTCCGAGCAGCGCTACCGGGCGCTGGCCGAGCACTTCCCCAACGGCATCGTCACCCTGTTCGACGAGGACCTCCGGTACACCCTGGCCGCCGGCCGGGGGTTCGAGGACATCCCCGTCGACCCGGCCGACCTCGAAGGACGGTGGTTCCGCGACGCCTGGGACGCCGATACCGCGGACGCGCTCGAACCCGCCCTGGAGGCCGTGCTCGACGGCGAGACGCGGTCGGTCGAGCTCTCCTACGAGGGCCGGGAGTGGGTCGTCCGCGCGGTCCCCATCACCGACGAGCGCGGCGACGTCTTCGCGGGGATGACGATGGCCCAGGACATCACCGAGCGCAAGGAGTACGAGCGCAGGCTGGAGGAGAGCGAGCACCGGTACCGGACGCTCGTCGAGAACTTCCCCAACGGCGCGGTGGGACTGTTCGACGAGGACCTCCGGTACACGGCCGTCGGCGGGGAGGCGTTCGACGACCTCGGCGGCTCGTCTGAGGAGATCGTCGGCCAGACCGTCGGCGAGCGCTACCCCGAGGCGCTGGCCGCCCAGCTCGAACCGAACTTCCGGGCCGCGCTCCGGGGGGAGGCGAACGCGTTCGAGATGGAGTTCCACGGTCGGCACTGGTCCGCGTACACGCTGCCCGTCGAGGAGGACGACGGCGACATCTTCGGCGGCATGGTGATGGTGCAGGACGTCACCGAGCGGAAAGCGCGCCAGCGGGCCCTGGAGCGCAGCGAACGGCAGTACCGAACGCTGGTCGAACACTTCCCCAACGGCGCGGTGGCACTGGTCGACGAGGACCTGCGGTACAGGACCGTCGGCGGCACGCCGCCACGGGGCGTCGATTCGCCCGACGAGGTGGAAGGACTCCCGGTCCGAGAGGCCCTCCCGCCGGAACTGGCCGACCGACTCGTCCCGAGCTACGAGGCCGCCTTCGACGGCGAGTCGAACTCGTTCGAGCACGAGGCCGACGGCCGCGTCTACCAGTTCCACGTGGTCCCGGTCCGCGACGAGGGCGGGGAGGTCTTCGCCGCGATGGGAACGTCCCAGGACGTCACCGAACGGAAGCGGCGGGAGCGGGACCTGCGCGAGGCCAAGACGCAACTGGAGGCCGCGACGGAGGCCGGCGCGGTCGGCACCTGGGAGTGGCACATCCCCGAGGACCGGTTCGTCGCCGGGGCGTCGATGGCGCGGACGTTCGGCGTCGACCCCGATGAGGCCCGCGAGGGCGTGTCGCTCGACCGCTTCACCTCGTCGATCCTCCCGGACGACCGCGATCGCGTCCGGCGGAAGATAGCGGACGCTATCGAGTCCTGCGGGGAGTACGAGGCCGAGTACCGGGTCCGAAACGCCGACGACGAGCTCCGCTGGGTGGTCGCCCGCGGGCGCGTCGAGGCAGACGAGAACGGCGAGCCGCTCACCTTCCCCGGCGCGCTCATCGACATCACCGACCGGAAGCGGGCGGAGAAGCAGGTGGAACGCCACAAGGACCAGCTCGAGACGCTGTTCGAGGTGCTGCCCGTCGGCGTCGTGGTCGCCGACGTCGACGGCCGCCTCGTCGAGTCGAACGAGACGGCCCGGGAGATCTGGGGCGGGTCGGTGTTCGACGCCGAGTCGATAAACGAGTACGACCGCTACACCGCGTGGTGGGCGGAGTCGGGCGAGCCGGTCGAGCACGACGAGTGGACGATGTCCCAGGTTCTCCGCGGCGAGGCGATCGAGGAGCCGGACGTGTTCGAGATCGAGACCGCCGACGGGGAGCGCCGGGTCGTCAGGGCCGACGGGATGCCGATCAGAAACGAGCGCGGCGAGGTCGTCCGCGGCGTCGTGACGCTGACGGACGTGACCGAGCGCCGCGAGTACCGACGCAAGCTGGAGGAGAGCGAGCACCGGTACCGGACGCTCGTCGAGAACTTCCCCAACGGCGGCGTCGGCGTGTTCGACGAGGACCTCCGGTACACGCTGGTCGCGGGGACGATGTGGGACGACATCGACCCCGACGCCGAGGACCTCGAAGGCGAAACCATCTGGGAGACGCTCCCCCCGGACACCGCCGACGACGTCGAACCGATCTTCCGGTCGGCGCTGGACGGCGAGACGGACAGCGTCGTCTCCACGCTCGGCGGGCGGACCTACCGCGTCTGGGCGACGCCGCTGCGCGACGCCGACGGGGAGATCACGGCCGGCCAGAGCTTCGCGGTCGACATCACCGACCAGCTAGAGCGGGAGCGTAAACTGGAGGAGTCGAACGAGCGCCTCGAACAGTTCGCCTACGCCGCTTCTCACGACCTGCAGGAGCCGCTGCGGATGGTGTCCAGTTACCTTCAACTCATCGAGCGCCGGTACGGGGACGACTTCGACGATGAGGGCCGCGAGTTCCTGGAGTTCGCGGTCGACGGCGCCGACCGGATGCGCGACATGATCGACAGCCTCCTCGCGTACTCGCGGGTCGAGACGGCGGGCGACCCGCTCGAACCGGTCGACCTGAACGCCGTCCTCGACGACGTCCGGGCGGACCTGCGGGTCCGGATCGAGGAGAGCGACGCCGACGTCGACGTCGGGGACCTCCCCCGCGTCGAGGGCGACGACAACCAGCTGCGCCAGCTGTTCCAGAACCTCCTCTCGAACGCCCTCGAGTACAGCGGCGACGAGCCACCGCGGGTGACCGTCGACGCCGAGCGGACGGGCTCTGCGTGGACCGTCTCGGTCAGCGACGAGGGCATCGGCATCGACCCCGAGGATCAGGACCGGATCTTCGAGGTGTTCCAGCGGCTCCACGGCGTCGACGAGCACGCGGGCACCGGCGTCGGCCTCGCGCTCTGTCAGCGCATCGTCGAGCGCCACGGCGGCGACATCTGGGTCGAGTCGGAACCGGGCGAGGGGTCGACGTTCCGCTTCACGCTGCCGGCGGCGGAGTGA
- a CDS encoding arylsulfotransferase family protein, whose translation MNGEPTRRLDEIRSGITRRRLRVLFFLIIIVCGAYLAYGAATGVTTATESGVPEAPPTENHTVVTESAKFGTIIAYAPDGSVAYYNNSHTKYFDVDPVENESMTVEYTATDTIHTSGPRCQDPPCSRNIIERANLSTGEVTEMVVRYDHRENAGEWHDHVRVDENRVVVADIADDQVFMLNTSTGMREWAWSAQSDFPVEEGGSYPSDWAHINDVSMLDDGRVMVSLRNQDQVVFIDPETGLDESWTLGEENDYDVQYEQHNPDYIPEERGGPAVIVADSENERVQEFQREDGEWTRTWEWSDERMQWPRDADRLPNGNTLITDTNGKRLIEVNPEGEIVWQVELSHPYDAERLETGDESAGGESAEALGLESRTESGSEESAGVGTGIFTAIGDAVRDLLPSRVVNAIIYVGPTWMGRPEFGAAAIAVLTGLAWGGSELRWLLRSRGIGFRSPVFREGGGN comes from the coding sequence ATGAACGGCGAGCCGACCCGCAGGTTGGACGAGATCCGCTCCGGCATCACGCGTCGCCGGTTGCGGGTCCTCTTTTTCCTGATCATCATCGTCTGCGGCGCGTATCTGGCCTACGGCGCCGCGACCGGGGTCACCACCGCGACCGAGAGCGGCGTGCCGGAAGCGCCGCCGACGGAGAACCACACCGTCGTCACCGAGTCCGCAAAGTTCGGGACGATCATCGCGTACGCGCCGGACGGGAGCGTCGCCTACTACAACAACTCGCACACGAAGTACTTCGACGTCGACCCGGTGGAGAACGAGTCGATGACCGTCGAGTACACGGCCACCGACACCATCCACACCAGCGGACCGCGGTGTCAGGACCCTCCGTGTTCGCGCAACATCATCGAGCGGGCGAACCTCTCGACCGGCGAGGTGACCGAGATGGTCGTCCGCTACGACCACCGTGAGAACGCCGGCGAGTGGCACGACCACGTGCGCGTCGACGAGAACCGCGTCGTCGTCGCGGACATCGCCGACGACCAGGTGTTCATGCTGAACACCTCGACGGGGATGCGGGAGTGGGCGTGGAGCGCGCAGAGCGACTTCCCCGTGGAGGAAGGCGGCTCCTACCCCAGTGACTGGGCCCACATCAACGACGTGAGCATGCTCGACGACGGGCGCGTGATGGTGAGCCTCCGCAACCAGGACCAGGTCGTGTTCATCGACCCCGAGACGGGGCTGGACGAGTCCTGGACGCTCGGGGAGGAGAACGACTACGACGTGCAGTACGAGCAGCACAATCCGGACTACATCCCCGAGGAGCGCGGCGGCCCGGCGGTCATCGTCGCGGACTCCGAGAACGAGCGGGTCCAGGAGTTCCAGCGCGAGGACGGCGAGTGGACGCGCACGTGGGAGTGGTCCGACGAGCGCATGCAGTGGCCCCGCGACGCCGACCGCCTCCCCAACGGTAACACCCTCATCACCGACACGAACGGCAAGCGCCTGATCGAGGTCAACCCCGAGGGCGAGATCGTCTGGCAGGTCGAACTCTCGCACCCCTACGACGCAGAGCGCCTCGAGACGGGCGACGAAAGCGCCGGCGGGGAGAGCGCGGAGGCGCTCGGCCTGGAGTCCCGGACGGAATCGGGAAGCGAGGAGTCGGCCGGGGTCGGGACCGGTATCTTCACCGCCATCGGGGACGCCGTCCGGGACCTGCTGCCCTCGCGCGTCGTCAACGCCATCATCTACGTCGGGCCGACGTGGATGGGCCGCCCCGAGTTCGGCGCGGCGGCGATCGCCGTCCTGACCGGGCTGGCGTGGGGCGGTTCCGAACTCCGCTGGCTGCTTCGCTCCCGCGGGATCGGCTTCCGGTCGCCGGTGTTCCGCGAGGGCGGCGGGAACTGA
- a CDS encoding DUF7563 family protein — translation MPECNNCGSFVTPDFARVFGGNEDEVYGCLDCVGATAVKNGAGLDQVEARTSL, via the coding sequence ATGCCGGAATGTAACAACTGTGGGTCGTTCGTCACACCGGATTTCGCGCGCGTCTTCGGCGGGAACGAAGACGAAGTGTACGGCTGTCTGGACTGCGTCGGGGCTACGGCCGTGAAAAACGGTGCTGGCCTCGACCAGGTCGAAGCGCGAACGAGTTTGTAA